The window ATTGTCGGGCTGCTTCGCCAAAGCGGACTAGTCAACTGGATCAGCGACTACCCGCAGCTCGACCACCGTAAGAACAGCAACCGGGGCTTCGACCCCGAAGTCTACATCTGCACCTTGCTCTACAACTTCTGCACGGAAGGAAGCAGTCTGGCGGATGCGGAGGCACTTAATGAAGACAAGGCCCTGCTCAAGCTGCTGGGTATCAAAAAACTGCCCGACCAGAGTGCCCTGGAGCGCATGGCCGAAGGACTGCCCGAGGAAAACTGGGGCGAACCCCGGCTCGAGCACTGGCGCGGGGGAACCAGACACCTCGTGTCGTATAGCTGGGTCAGACACCAGCCCTCGGGTTGCAGGGAGGCGCATAACTTTGCAGCCCTGCGTCACAAACGGGAGGGCGACATGTTCTGGAGCTACTGCTTCATCGAGGTTGAGGAGGGGCGGTGGTTTACATCTGCCGTGAACGCATGAAGGCCTGGCAAAAAATCTTTGAAGAATGGATACCGGACCACCGGCTGGTGTATCCAAGGACATGAGGAAGCCGCCCTGGGCAAAAAGTTCCGGTTGAAGACCTCCCGTGCCGGGGAGGAGGAGGGACAACGCCGCCGACCGGCGCCAGACGGCAATTTTCCCTGAAATTGAGCAGGCAAAAACGCCCGGTCGCCATTGCACCGGCACCCGAGGTGATCAAGTTGATGGTTTTGCAACCCTCCAGCATGAATATCACACGAAAATCAATCCAGCCCAATCTTCGCTAAGGATTTGGGTGGTTTGTTAATCCTGCTTTTCTACTTTACCCGAGCTCACGAAACGAACAGGATGCGGGCGAAATCGTTCTCTAACTACTTAATCAACTTCTCACATGCATGTATCCGAGACCAATCACCTGGTAACCTCAATGGGTCTGTCAAAGTTGGCCGCCCTTGTCGGCACGCTGGGCAGTTCGGACTACGCCGGATGGTGGAACTGTTCATTCCTCTCCCCTACTGGAATTGCTACCCTGGAGTTCAATTTCCCACGCACTGCCATTTCGGCAGCCGTCAGTGCTACATCGAAGGCAGCCGCACTGAAACATGACCACGCAGCAGGTGCCGTGGGTGTGTTCCACCTGTTCAGACTACCCACCGGATTAACCCAGAAAGTTCATGCCCACCTTGTGGCTGATGCCTCACGTATCGCCGAGGTCATCGCTTCCCGGGACCTTTGTATCGAGGCTCTTCGAGAAATGGCAGAGCACGGCTCCACCGATGGTCTAGGCCCAGGTGCGAGAAACCTGGGTAACTTCAGTTTTGACGATCCAGCCCTCACCTATCGTCTGGCATCATCATATCTCAAAGCTTTCACCGAGGACTACCAGACCTTTCCCTACTTCACGCTTTCATGAGCCTGACCTTGGATACCAAAGAACAACGCTACACGACGGCACTTTCAGCAGCACAGGGAATCATACCTGAGTCGCTGGAGTTGTTCGACGCGTGGTATCCAGGCGAGGCACGCCCAGACTTCGTCAATCGAGCGCTGAGCGAGGGCATGTTAGCGTCAGCGACCCAGCGCCGGGCTGAAAATATTTTGAAGGAAGGTTTCGCTGCACGCTTTCTATCAGAACCAGCTTTCCAGTCAGCTCCCGCTTTGAAACGATTGGTGGACGGATCTGCACCACGGGGCATCCTCCATCCAATTTTCCTCATCTTCGCCATCCGTCAGCATTTGATCCTCAGGGAGTTCCTAACCGAGATATACTGGCCTCGTTTCCGTGCTGGAAATGACAGCGTCAACAAGCGAGATGCTCTGGAACTCATCGAGCGGGGCGAAGCTATCGGTCGATTTAAAAAATCATGGTCGCCTACAGTGAAAAATCGAGTCGGTGCCTATGTGCTCGGCATCGCTCACGATTTCGGCCTGCTCTCTGAGGTCTGTGGTGCCGGCGGCCAGCGTCGGATCGAACTTTTTCGCGCCAACCTATCAACCGCACTTTTCCTGGCCTACGATCTCCACTTTCAAGGTGTCGGCACGGAGGCCATCATTTCTCACCCTGACTGGGAGCCGCTCGGACTCAGTCCAGCCGACGTTCGCGACGAACTTTCCCGCTTATCCCAGAGAGGACATCTTCTCTTCCAAGATTCAGGCGACATCGCCTCGATCCAATGGAAATACTCCAACCTCGAAGCCGTAGCCGATGCAATCCTTGCAGAATAATTTTCATGATTTGCTCATCCAGCTGAGGAGCGGTATGC of the Akkermansiaceae bacterium genome contains:
- a CDS encoding BrxE family protein, translating into MHVSETNHLVTSMGLSKLAALVGTLGSSDYAGWWNCSFLSPTGIATLEFNFPRTAISAAVSATSKAAALKHDHAAGAVGVFHLFRLPTGLTQKVHAHLVADASRIAEVIASRDLCIEALREMAEHGSTDGLGPGARNLGNFSFDDPALTYRLASSYLKAFTEDYQTFPYFTLS
- a CDS encoding DUF1819 family protein, producing MSLTLDTKEQRYTTALSAAQGIIPESLELFDAWYPGEARPDFVNRALSEGMLASATQRRAENILKEGFAARFLSEPAFQSAPALKRLVDGSAPRGILHPIFLIFAIRQHLILREFLTEIYWPRFRAGNDSVNKRDALELIERGEAIGRFKKSWSPTVKNRVGAYVLGIAHDFGLLSEVCGAGGQRRIELFRANLSTALFLAYDLHFQGVGTEAIISHPDWEPLGLSPADVRDELSRLSQRGHLLFQDSGDIASIQWKYSNLEAVADAILAE